One Solanum pennellii chromosome 10, SPENNV200 genomic region harbors:
- the LOC107001218 gene encoding uncharacterized protein LOC107001218 yields MFKNAAKPKATFTLWILLNRKLATVDRLAKWGMALNKTCVLCKNVDESLDHMFLHCHYVGEVWERLLQWIGNHSNRPRTWAQFIQWSIQNGKGKSTRAQLFKMILAEGVYALWNERNKRIF; encoded by the coding sequence ATGTTTAAGAATGCAGCCAAGCCAAAAGCTACCTTTACACTATGGATTTTGTTGAATAGGAAGCTAGCAACAGTGGATAGACTTGCTAAATGGGGAATGGCACTTAATAAAACTTGTGTTCTGTGTAAAAATGTGGATGAAAGTCTGGATCATATGTTCCTGCATTGTCACTATGTTGGAGAGGTTTGGGAGAGACTGCTACAATGGATTGGTAATCACAGTAACAGGCCAAGGACATGGGCACAGTTTATACAGTGGAGCATTCAAAATGGGAAAGGGAAGTCTACAAGAGCACAACTATTCAAGATGATTCTTGCTGAAGGAGTTTATGCTTTGTGGAATGAGAGAAACAAGAGAATTTTTTAA
- the LOC107001219 gene encoding uncharacterized protein LOC107001219: MEKMEIAMLVINGQMMMQLEEKEVQEEEQKWKCALIAYVIGECPGYNTMKRYIMMNWSSVSKAEVFLHEDGYYLIKFQKISDMNEILFSGPYTINNRPIILKQWCPEFDFGNEFLTEIPLWVNFPKLPLNCWGVGSLSRIASAIGVPLFADECTTKQTRISYARMLVEVNVTKAIPQKIAVVDPTGKTFMQDVVLEWRPQYCDKCQKIGHLCQVEPEPKEEMPKRRRPWKKATQTWQYKGPI; this comes from the exons ATGGAGAAAATGGAAATAGCAATGCTG GTAATTAATGGACAGATGATGATGCAGCTGGAAGAGAAAGAAGTGcaagaagaagaacagaaatGGAAGTGTGCTCTCATTGCATATGTGATTGGAGAATGTCCTGGGTACAATACTATGAAGAGATACATAATGATGAATTGGTCAAGTGTGAGTAAGGCTGAAGTGTTTCTTCATGAGGATGGATACTATTTAATCAAGTTTCAGAAGATAAGTGACATGAATGAGATTTTGTTCTCTGGGCCATATACTATCAACAATCGACCAATCATCCTGAAACAATGGTGTCCTGAATTTGATTTTGGGAATGAGTTTCTAACAGAAATTCCTTTATgggtgaattttccaaaattGCCTTTAAACTGTTGGGGAGTGGGATCTTTGAGTAGGATTGCAAGTGCTATTGGAGTTCCTCTTTTTGCTGATGAATGCACCACCAAGCAAACAAGGATCTCATATGCTAGAATGCTTGTTGAAGTTAATGTTACAAAAGCTATACCTCAGAAGATAGCAGTAGTGGACCCTACAGGGAAGACATTTATGCAAGATGTAGTGTTAGAATGGAGACCTCAATACTGTGATAAGTGCCAGAAGATAGGGCATCTATGTCAAGTGGAGCCTGAACCAAAAGAGGAAATGCCAAAAAGAAGAAGGCCATGGAAGAAAGCAACTCAAACTTGGCAGTATAAAGGTCCAATTTGA